From a single Arachis hypogaea cultivar Tifrunner chromosome 3, arahy.Tifrunner.gnm2.J5K5, whole genome shotgun sequence genomic region:
- the LOC112789216 gene encoding uncharacterized protein codes for MAYGDRNRGSSVFDGFTLSPLPYPVLLILALILIFLGVSWYFSYEEVVESAQVQLGWLLFATPVLLILIVRWLSSMENTEWFSGWDRRRRTTQGSLEGSSPWGVAALIVVLLILMQYQSIFRDNWFV; via the coding sequence ATGGCTTATGGTGATAGAAACAGAGGATCCTCTGTTTTTGATGGGTTCACTCTGAGTCCCCTGCCATATCCTGTTCTGCTGATCCTAGCACTGATCCTAATCTTCCTTGGAGTTTCATGGTACTTTTCATATGAAGAAGTTGTTGAAAGTGCTCAAGTGCAATTGGGGTGGTTACTATTTGCCACTCCAGTTCTGCTTATACTCATAGTTCGTTGGTTGTCATCAATGGAAAACACTGAGTGGTTCTCCGGTTGGGACAGACGCCGGAGAACCACCCAGGGATCCTTGGAGGGGAGCTCGCCATGGGGTGTGGCTGCCTTGATTGTTGTGTTGCTTATATTGATGCAATATCAATCCATTTTTCGTGATAActggtttgtttga